One Gloeothece verrucosa PCC 7822 DNA window includes the following coding sequences:
- a CDS encoding endonuclease MutS2, whose protein sequence is MIQEETLELLEWHRLCQHLSTFAATKLGAIAAEYMKLPETQEESSQLLAQTEEVYDLEQRLNTALSFEGITDIGDALERSDLGGVLSGKELLSIATTLAGVRRLRRLIEEQEKIPVLKTLVANVRTYPEIEQEIHRCIEEDGEVSDRASPRLREIRGQMKVVRERIYRKLQDIMQRQSGAMQESVITQRGDRFVLPVKAPQKDQVPGIIHDSSSTGATLYIEPSSVVELGNQLRQYHRSEQIEEETILRGLSAKVAEVKEDLEDLLAAATILDLAVARSRYSWWLKGNPPRFIEPHEHITLRQLRHPLLIWQQQHEQGPEVVPINVQVDPKIRVVAITGPNTGGKTVTLKTVGLAALMAKAGIFIPAKVPVELPWFEQILADIGDEQSLQQSLSTFSGHIRRIIRIIEALNPTSEAPTTASSSLVLLDEVGAGTDPAEGSALATSLLKYLAEAAGLTIATTHYGELKALKYQDERFENASVEFNDQTLSPTYRLLWGIPGRSNALTIAGRLGLRPDIIEDARTRVGGFSEDINRVIAGLEQQRREQEEKAKEATQLLKQTERFYAEVSQKANALQQREKDLKQQQEQEIQKAIIAAKAEIAQVIRQLQQGTPTAQNAQKATEALGKIAEKQLPKQKQPVKIYRPQVGEKVRIPSLGQTAEVLNILEESEEVSVRFGIMKMTVPFRDIESLDGKKVEVPEKAKTAPPANPSPPPAPKSSPVIRTSYNTVDIRGSRVVEAESDVEKAIARATESGVLWIIHGKGTGKLRQGVHEFLERHPQVKRFELAPQNEGGAGVTVAYLT, encoded by the coding sequence TTGATTCAAGAAGAAACACTAGAACTATTAGAATGGCATCGTCTTTGTCAGCACCTATCAACCTTTGCTGCGACAAAACTTGGTGCTATTGCCGCAGAATATATGAAACTGCCTGAAACTCAAGAGGAAAGTAGTCAACTCCTCGCCCAAACCGAAGAAGTTTACGACCTAGAACAACGTCTAAATACAGCATTATCATTTGAGGGAATTACCGATATCGGAGATGCCTTAGAAAGATCAGACTTAGGTGGCGTTCTCTCAGGAAAAGAATTACTCAGTATCGCCACTACCCTAGCCGGAGTCAGACGCTTGCGCCGCCTGATCGAAGAACAAGAAAAAATACCCGTCCTCAAAACCCTAGTGGCTAATGTGCGAACCTATCCCGAAATAGAACAAGAAATACACCGTTGCATCGAAGAAGACGGTGAAGTCAGTGATCGCGCGAGTCCCAGACTGCGAGAAATCCGGGGACAAATGAAAGTCGTACGCGAGAGAATCTACCGCAAACTACAAGATATTATGCAACGGCAAAGCGGAGCCATGCAAGAATCCGTGATTACTCAACGCGGTGATCGCTTTGTGCTGCCGGTGAAAGCCCCCCAAAAAGATCAAGTTCCGGGCATTATTCATGACAGTTCTAGTACGGGCGCGACTTTATATATAGAACCCTCATCAGTAGTAGAATTAGGTAATCAACTGCGGCAATATCATCGCAGTGAACAAATTGAAGAAGAAACCATTCTCAGAGGGTTAAGCGCAAAAGTAGCCGAAGTAAAAGAAGATTTAGAAGACTTATTAGCCGCCGCCACCATTCTAGACTTAGCCGTCGCAAGGTCCCGTTACAGTTGGTGGTTAAAAGGTAACCCACCGAGATTTATTGAACCCCATGAACACATCACCCTACGACAGTTACGCCATCCTCTGTTAATTTGGCAGCAACAACACGAACAAGGTCCCGAAGTGGTTCCCATTAACGTACAAGTAGACCCGAAAATTCGCGTCGTGGCTATTACCGGACCCAATACAGGAGGAAAAACCGTTACCCTCAAAACCGTTGGGTTAGCCGCTTTAATGGCCAAAGCCGGTATTTTTATTCCGGCTAAAGTGCCGGTAGAATTGCCCTGGTTTGAGCAAATCTTAGCAGACATCGGCGATGAACAATCTCTACAACAGAGTTTATCGACGTTTTCCGGGCACATTCGCCGAATTATTCGCATTATCGAGGCTTTAAACCCAACCTCAGAAGCACCTACCACAGCATCCTCTTCATTAGTATTACTCGATGAAGTCGGTGCCGGAACCGATCCGGCTGAAGGCAGCGCTTTAGCAACTTCCCTATTAAAATATTTAGCCGAGGCGGCGGGGTTAACCATCGCTACCACCCACTACGGCGAGTTAAAAGCCCTAAAATACCAAGATGAACGCTTTGAAAATGCCTCTGTAGAATTTAACGATCAAACCCTTTCTCCAACCTATCGTCTATTATGGGGTATTCCCGGACGGTCTAATGCCCTAACGATAGCAGGGCGCTTAGGATTACGACCCGATATTATAGAAGATGCTAGAACTCGAGTGGGTGGGTTTTCTGAAGATATTAATCGCGTGATAGCCGGTTTAGAACAACAGCGCCGCGAACAAGAAGAAAAGGCTAAAGAAGCGACTCAACTATTAAAGCAAACAGAACGTTTTTATGCAGAAGTTTCCCAAAAAGCGAACGCCTTACAACAACGAGAAAAAGATTTAAAACAGCAACAAGAACAAGAAATTCAAAAAGCCATTATAGCCGCTAAAGCCGAAATTGCCCAAGTCATTCGGCAATTACAGCAAGGAACACCCACCGCCCAAAATGCTCAAAAAGCCACCGAGGCACTGGGCAAAATTGCCGAAAAACAGCTACCGAAGCAAAAACAACCAGTAAAAATTTATCGTCCTCAAGTCGGGGAAAAAGTGAGAATTCCCAGTTTAGGACAAACCGCAGAGGTGTTAAATATATTAGAAGAATCTGAGGAAGTTTCGGTGCGTTTTGGCATTATGAAAATGACTGTACCTTTTAGAGATATTGAGTCTCTTGATGGGAAAAAAGTCGAAGTGCCAGAAAAAGCGAAAACTGCACCACCGGCTAACCCTTCGCCGCCTCCTGCCCCTAAATCTTCTCCGGTTATTCGTACCTCTTATAATACCGTTGATATACGGGGAAGTCGGGTAGTTGAAGCAGAAAGCGATGTGGAAAAAGCGATCGCCCGTGCCACTGAATCGGGGGTATTATGGATTATTCATGGGAAAGGTACCGGCAAACTCCGCCAAGGGGTTCATGAATTTTTGGAACGTCATCCCCAGGTAAAGCGCTTTGAGTTAGCGCCGCAAAATGAGGGAGGGGCAGGCGTGACTGTTGCTTATTTGACGTGA
- a CDS encoding IS5 family transposase (programmed frameshift), translated as MYPSDLSDAEWELLAPLIPAAKSGGHPRTTDIRQVCNAIYYHLKTGCQWRYLPKNFPPPSTVYSYYRKWVKKGVWEKINHTLRQMVRQQVGKSPQSSVIIADSQSVETTGKKGDVYGFDGGKKVKGRKRQLLVDSLGLILKVIVAEAHGQERVLAATAVMELLEENPKLLEKVALMWVDAGYSGDKFALAIWLMIQARVEVIKRSDKKFKVLPKRWIVERTFGWFNWYRRLSKDYEKLSEMSEAAIYAVMTRIMLRRLVS; from the exons TTGTATCCAAGTGATTTATCTGATGCCGAATGGGAATTGCTTGCCCCACTTATTCCAGCCGCTAAATCCGGGGGACATCCGCGTACTACAGATATTAGACAAGTCTGTAATGCGATATATTATCATTTGAAGACCGGATGCCAATGGAGATATTTACCCAAAAATTTTCCTCCTCCCTCCACAGTCTATAGTTATTATCGCAAATGGGTCAAAAAGGGGGTTTGGGAAAAAATCAATCACACCCTCCGGCAGATGGTTCGTCAACAGGTAGGGAAATCTCCGCAAAGTAGTGTAATCATAGCAGACAGCCAATCGGTGGAAACAACCG GAAAAAAGGGGGATGTGTATGGCTTTGACGGTGGAAAAAAAGTCAAAGGCCGAAAAAGGCAATTATTAGTTGATAGTTTAGGATTAATCTTGAAAGTAATTGTAGCTGAAGCTCATGGTCAAGAAAGAGTCTTAGCGGCGACGGCGGTAATGGAACTATTAGAAGAAAATCCCAAACTGCTTGAAAAAGTGGCTTTAATGTGGGTAGATGCTGGTTATAGTGGTGATAAATTTGCTCTGGCTATTTGGTTGATGATTCAAGCAAGAGTAGAAGTAATAAAGCGTTCAGACAAAAAATTTAAAGTTTTACCGAAAAGATGGATTGTGGAACGAACGTTCGGCTGGTTTAACTGGTATCGTCGTTTGAGTAAAGATTATGAAAAATTATCAGAAATGAGTGAAGCCGCTATTTATGCAGTTATGACAAGGATAATGTTGCGTCGCCTCGTTTCTTAA
- a CDS encoding CmpA/NrtA family ABC transporter substrate-binding protein → MALTAMVMKRRHFFKYTALSTSGFVLAACRGFNSQNSPQQEVSNFGKLEKTYLTLGYVPTLDATPVIIAQEKGFFARYGLTVAFSKQLTPNDLEKGLSSGKLDGAVAPFPLPLLSQVNKNATPIVSLMTLNLNGSAITLSQKSWTGGIHPITDYYNFREFANTYRRYIRSFNTPPSLAIASNSSMDNYLSRYWLAAMGIDPHQEIKLTEVAPSQMLYKLQSGNILGYAVADPWNQKAVSAKAGFIADISRNIWRGHPSQILAVSESWVNNNPVTARALVAALLEACQYCDVPKNRPEIAQILAQNKYLNTSLLAIEPALLGKYNYEQISENRLKNIPDFNIFHFQETSYLKAPNHVNYPWRSHGVWLLTQMVRWQQADLSEYPVDADKILDKTYPLKIYEEVAKALKIKLPTEPMKKEPATAFIDQREFDPSQPVAYLNRFELRAANPQILI, encoded by the coding sequence ATGGCTTTAACAGCAATGGTCATGAAGCGTCGTCATTTTTTTAAATATACAGCACTCTCCACAAGCGGCTTTGTGCTGGCGGCTTGTCGCGGGTTTAACAGCCAAAACTCACCACAGCAAGAAGTGAGCAATTTTGGCAAATTAGAAAAAACCTATTTAACCCTTGGATATGTTCCCACTTTAGATGCTACCCCTGTCATCATTGCTCAAGAAAAAGGCTTTTTTGCCCGCTATGGGTTAACAGTAGCCTTTAGTAAACAACTCACCCCTAATGACCTAGAAAAAGGGTTGAGTAGCGGAAAATTAGATGGTGCCGTTGCGCCTTTTCCGCTTCCCTTGCTCTCCCAAGTTAACAAAAATGCAACCCCGATAGTATCATTGATGACTCTTAATCTCAATGGAAGTGCTATCACTTTAAGTCAAAAAAGTTGGACAGGGGGAATTCATCCTATCACCGATTATTATAACTTTCGAGAATTTGCTAACACTTATCGCCGCTATATCCGTAGTTTTAATACACCTCCGAGTTTAGCGATAGCTTCTAACTCTTCTATGGATAATTATCTCTCTCGCTATTGGTTAGCGGCTATGGGCATCGACCCCCATCAAGAGATAAAATTAACTGAGGTGGCCCCCTCACAGATGCTCTATAAATTGCAATCTGGCAATATATTAGGATACGCGGTGGCCGATCCTTGGAATCAAAAAGCCGTCTCAGCAAAAGCGGGCTTTATTGCTGATATTAGCCGCAATATTTGGCGAGGTCATCCCAGTCAAATTTTAGCGGTGAGCGAATCTTGGGTTAACAATAATCCTGTTACCGCTAGGGCATTAGTAGCGGCTTTATTAGAAGCTTGTCAGTATTGTGATGTTCCCAAAAATCGACCAGAAATTGCCCAAATTCTCGCTCAAAATAAATATCTCAATACCAGTTTATTAGCGATAGAACCGGCTTTATTAGGAAAATATAATTATGAACAAATATCTGAAAATCGCTTAAAAAATATTCCGGATTTTAATATTTTTCATTTTCAAGAAACCAGTTATTTAAAAGCCCCGAATCATGTTAATTATCCTTGGCGCTCTCATGGAGTTTGGTTATTAACTCAAATGGTTCGTTGGCAGCAAGCTGATTTGTCAGAATATCCTGTAGACGCTGATAAAATTCTTGATAAAACTTATCCGCTAAAAATTTATGAAGAAGTGGCAAAAGCCCTCAAAATAAAATTGCCGACAGAACCCATGAAAAAAGAACCAGCAACCGCATTTATTGATCAACGAGAATTTGATCCTAGTCAACCTGTAGCTTACCTAAATCGGTTTGAATTGCGAGCGGCTAATCCACAAATTTTGATCTAG
- a CDS encoding AAA-like domain-containing protein, with product MLDSFVEILNQRLVKYGNQPLNSAEILLLQGILLKSYIESDLNAPTPKKTVSKSSDNQQILSPPYPNGSVPLDSPFYLQRLSIEEQVYQEIGKPGALIRIKAPREMGKTSLLLRILDYGEKLGYYTVSINLQQTDQSILNDLNQLLRWLCANIARQLQLKPQLDEYWDEDLGSKISCTLYFQNYLLQSIEAPLILALEGVYKVNLKTRKK from the coding sequence ATGCTCGATTCTTTTGTTGAAATTCTAAATCAACGGCTAGTCAAATATGGAAATCAGCCCCTTAACTCGGCTGAAATTTTACTTTTGCAGGGAATTTTATTAAAATCTTATATTGAATCAGATCTCAATGCACCAACCCCAAAAAAAACCGTGAGTAAATCTAGCGATAATCAGCAAATTCTATCTCCTCCTTACCCAAATGGTTCAGTACCCCTAGACTCTCCTTTTTATCTCCAACGCTTATCAATTGAGGAGCAAGTTTACCAAGAAATCGGCAAACCCGGTGCTTTAATCCGAATCAAAGCGCCTAGAGAAATGGGTAAAACTTCACTGCTTTTAAGAATTCTCGACTATGGCGAGAAATTAGGTTACTATACCGTCAGCATTAACTTACAGCAAACCGATCAGTCTATTTTAAATGATTTAAATCAACTTTTACGCTGGTTGTGTGCTAACATTGCTCGCCAACTTCAGCTTAAACCTCAACTAGACGAATATTGGGATGAAGACCTCGGCAGCAAAATTAGCTGTACTCTCTACTTTCAAAACTATTTATTACAGTCTATAGAAGCTCCGCTAATCTTAGCCTTAGAGGGTGTTTATAAAGTAAATCTAAAGACAAGAAAAAAATAG
- a CDS encoding PAS domain-containing protein: MTQQTKATISENIFAEGGEMGKLMRSLDWSQTLLGPVSEWPQSLKTSVSIILNSRYPMFVWWGPQYANLYNDAYRPLLGASKHPQYLGKSAKDCWAEVWDVVGPLADSVLVTGQPAGSEDLLLIMDRNGYDEETYFTFSYSPIRDESGEVGGVFCAVIETTERIIGERRLRTLRELGDNRAQAQTVQQACQMATKTLSSNQYDIPFALLYLIDAEGKSAYLAGTTTNLEAGTLISPLDVDLQNERDPWHLTEVHRTKTLLHISDLTERWGALPGGNWPEQAHSALVMPLAQLGWLIVGISPRRELDDHYRGFFDLVSHHLSYALANAEAYETDMISLPTGLAHLPKDKVSHQGGLTFNKNNGNCFGEEALGGLPEDKPTETVPDRAAIATVFGSRPRILLADDNADMRDYIKRLLTDLYEVETVSDGIAVLEALARELPDLVLTDVMMPGLDGFELLRELRANPNTRQIPIILLSARAGEPSRVEGLKAGADDYLIKPFSARELLARVETHLKMAQIREENAHREQQLRIEAEEARKEVINILETITDGFFSLDHQWRFTYVNQETERLCQKTREEFLGHSIWEVYPELINSEFDQQLRRAASQKISVHFESPSLYARLWREVHIYPHQNGLAVYWRDITQRKQIEAALSQSETQFRQLADAMPQIVWITNAAGKVEYLNQQWFDYTALPQNENSYNPEQIRSAIHPDDLSTIVESWKTAFTNQTPYQSEFRLRRGRDGSYRWFLGRAVVIKGPQGEIIAWYGTSTDIDDYKQAELCIRKKESLLNALIASSPIGISFFDQDLCYLYVNQALATINGVPLNEHLGRSLEEVLPLMAAEFRPLLTQILQTQQPLLNHEFMGEIIPGNFRHCLANHFPVCLPDGEVLGIGVTVMDITQLKQVEAALRASEATATERAQELETLMEITPVGLWIAHDPDCHSMSANQTAYQLMQAKPGDIATATPPDGTYPLNFKQRRNGKEITPDDLPMQVAARSGQEITDEIEFVFEDGTVRFIYGRAIPLTNESGQIRGVIGAFVDITERKQAEEALRQSEQRYRYLAEAIPQLVWITNSQGYNEYVNQQMCEYTGLTFEQLLQFDWREIIHPEDIEQTYQKWMAAVEQDGYYEMEYRLRNAQGKYQWYLGRAIPLKNEQGKIVKWFGTSTNIDAQKQLEAQRESLLSLERAAREQAEEANRIKDEFLAVLSHELRSPLNPILGWAKLLQTQNFNAETYQKGLSTIERNAALQAQLIEDLLDISRIMRGKLNLKIVPVNLIFIIESALETVRLAAEAKTINIQKDLDLTVGKVLGDTARLQQIVWNLLSNAVKFTPTGGQVNVKLEGSGNEAVITVSDTGQGISANFLPYVFDYFRQADSKTTRKFGGLGLGLAIVRHLVELHGGTVTANSPGENQGATFSVKLPLINQDTIPKTDSTDITESHQQRSILQLSGMDILVVDDDADTRDFLGFLLREAGAKVVTLASATEALQVLAGSKPDVLLCDIGMPEIDGYMLIKQVRIWENQSGEKPILAIALTAYAGDLNHEKALKAGFQHHISKPIKPEELLKFLASKRQ, encoded by the coding sequence GTGACTCAGCAAACAAAAGCGACGATTTCTGAAAACATCTTTGCCGAGGGTGGAGAAATGGGCAAACTGATGCGCTCGCTTGACTGGTCACAAACCCTTTTAGGCCCAGTATCAGAATGGCCCCAAAGCTTAAAAACCTCTGTAAGCATCATCTTAAACTCCCGTTATCCCATGTTTGTGTGGTGGGGGCCTCAATACGCTAATTTATATAACGATGCTTACCGTCCGCTCTTAGGAGCAAGCAAGCATCCTCAATATTTAGGAAAATCGGCGAAAGACTGTTGGGCAGAGGTTTGGGATGTGGTAGGCCCCTTAGCCGATAGCGTTTTGGTTACAGGACAACCGGCTGGGTCTGAAGATTTATTACTGATTATGGACCGCAATGGCTATGATGAGGAAACCTACTTTACTTTTTCTTATAGCCCTATCCGAGATGAAAGCGGCGAAGTCGGCGGAGTCTTTTGTGCCGTCATCGAAACCACAGAACGCATTATCGGAGAACGACGACTGCGTACCCTGCGAGAATTAGGAGACAATAGGGCACAAGCTCAAACCGTGCAACAAGCCTGTCAAATGGCCACTAAAACCTTATCGAGTAATCAGTATGATATTCCCTTTGCCTTGCTCTACCTCATAGATGCCGAGGGAAAAAGTGCTTATTTAGCAGGCACCACCACCAACCTTGAAGCCGGAACCCTCATCAGTCCCCTTGATGTAGATTTGCAAAATGAGAGAGATCCCTGGCATCTGACAGAGGTTCATCGTACTAAAACCCTTCTGCACATCAGCGATCTAACTGAGCGATGGGGGGCACTTCCTGGCGGCAATTGGCCAGAGCAAGCCCACTCGGCTTTAGTCATGCCCCTGGCCCAATTAGGCTGGTTAATTGTGGGTATTAGCCCTCGACGGGAATTAGATGATCACTACCGAGGGTTTTTTGATTTAGTTTCCCATCATCTGAGCTACGCGCTTGCCAATGCCGAAGCCTACGAAACCGACATGATTTCCCTTCCCACAGGATTGGCTCATCTTCCTAAAGATAAAGTATCTCACCAAGGGGGGTTGACATTTAACAAAAATAATGGTAATTGCTTCGGAGAAGAAGCCCTAGGTGGGTTACCCGAAGATAAACCCACAGAGACGGTACCTGATAGAGCCGCCATAGCAACTGTGTTCGGCTCTCGCCCTCGAATTCTCTTAGCCGATGATAACGCAGATATGCGGGATTACATCAAACGATTGCTCACGGATCTCTATGAAGTGGAGACAGTTAGCGATGGAATAGCGGTTTTAGAGGCTTTAGCGCGAGAATTACCGGATTTAGTGTTAACAGATGTGATGATGCCTGGCTTGGACGGTTTTGAGTTATTAAGAGAACTACGCGCCAATCCCAACACCCGACAAATACCCATCATTTTGCTTTCTGCCCGGGCCGGGGAACCATCCCGAGTCGAAGGACTAAAAGCGGGAGCCGATGATTATTTAATCAAGCCTTTCTCGGCAAGAGAACTCTTAGCCAGAGTGGAAACTCATTTAAAAATGGCTCAGATACGAGAAGAAAATGCCCATCGAGAACAACAATTGAGAATAGAAGCCGAAGAAGCGAGAAAAGAGGTGATTAATATCCTCGAAACTATTACAGACGGCTTTTTCTCTTTAGATCATCAGTGGCGATTTACTTATGTCAACCAAGAAACGGAAAGATTATGCCAAAAAACGCGCGAAGAATTTTTAGGGCACTCCATTTGGGAAGTTTACCCCGAATTAATTAATTCAGAGTTTGATCAACAGCTTAGGAGAGCCGCTAGTCAAAAAATCTCGGTTCACTTTGAATCCCCTTCCCTCTATGCTCGGCTATGGCGCGAAGTGCATATTTATCCTCATCAAAATGGACTGGCGGTATACTGGCGAGATATCACCCAGCGAAAACAAATAGAAGCCGCACTCTCTCAAAGCGAAACCCAGTTTCGTCAACTGGCAGACGCAATGCCGCAAATTGTCTGGATTACCAATGCAGCCGGCAAGGTAGAATACCTTAACCAACAGTGGTTCGACTACACCGCATTGCCTCAAAATGAAAATAGCTACAACCCAGAGCAGATTCGCAGCGCCATTCATCCGGATGATCTAAGCACCATTGTAGAATCGTGGAAAACGGCCTTCACTAACCAAACCCCCTATCAATCAGAATTCCGCTTGAGACGAGGAAGAGATGGGAGCTACCGATGGTTCTTAGGGCGTGCTGTGGTGATTAAAGGTCCTCAAGGAGAAATTATCGCCTGGTACGGAACTTCTACCGATATTGATGACTACAAGCAAGCAGAGTTGTGTATCAGAAAAAAAGAATCGCTGCTGAATGCGCTGATTGCCAGTTCTCCCATCGGGATCTCATTTTTTGATCAAGACTTATGCTATCTTTACGTTAATCAAGCACTGGCAACCATTAACGGAGTGCCGCTCAATGAGCATTTAGGCCGCTCCTTAGAAGAGGTTCTCCCCCTAATGGCGGCTGAATTTAGGCCACTCCTGACTCAGATTCTACAAACTCAGCAACCCTTGTTAAATCATGAGTTTATGGGTGAGATTATCCCCGGCAATTTTCGCCATTGTTTAGCCAATCATTTTCCCGTCTGTTTACCCGATGGAGAGGTGTTAGGAATTGGGGTGACGGTGATGGATATTACTCAACTCAAGCAGGTTGAAGCCGCATTGCGAGCGAGTGAAGCCACTGCAACTGAGCGAGCGCAAGAACTCGAAACCCTGATGGAAATTACACCGGTGGGGCTTTGGATTGCTCATGATCCAGACTGTCACAGCATGAGCGCTAATCAAACGGCTTACCAGTTAATGCAGGCAAAACCTGGAGATATCGCCACAGCAACCCCTCCTGATGGCACTTATCCCTTAAACTTTAAGCAGCGAAGAAACGGAAAAGAAATTACTCCTGATGATCTTCCCATGCAGGTTGCTGCCAGAAGCGGACAGGAGATCACCGATGAAATAGAATTTGTTTTTGAAGATGGAACCGTTCGATTTATTTACGGTAGAGCAATACCTTTAACGAATGAATCCGGACAAATTCGGGGAGTCATTGGAGCTTTTGTCGATATTACTGAGCGCAAGCAAGCAGAAGAAGCTCTGCGCCAGAGCGAACAACGTTATCGTTACTTAGCAGAAGCGATTCCTCAACTGGTATGGATTACCAATTCTCAGGGGTACAATGAATATGTCAATCAGCAAATGTGTGAGTATACAGGATTAACCTTTGAGCAACTGTTGCAGTTTGACTGGCGAGAGATTATCCATCCCGAGGATATTGAACAGACTTACCAAAAGTGGATGGCAGCAGTGGAACAGGATGGCTATTATGAAATGGAATACCGCCTCAGAAATGCTCAGGGAAAATATCAGTGGTATTTAGGCCGAGCTATTCCTTTAAAAAATGAGCAAGGCAAGATTGTCAAATGGTTTGGGACTTCTACTAATATAGATGCTCAAAAACAACTAGAAGCGCAACGAGAAAGCCTCCTCTCGCTTGAACGAGCCGCCAGAGAGCAAGCTGAAGAAGCCAACCGTATTAAAGATGAATTTTTAGCGGTGCTATCTCATGAATTGCGCTCACCCCTCAACCCGATTTTAGGTTGGGCTAAACTGTTGCAAACCCAGAACTTTAATGCTGAAACTTACCAAAAAGGTTTATCGACCATTGAACGAAATGCGGCTTTACAAGCTCAATTAATCGAAGATTTACTCGATATTTCTCGAATTATGCGGGGTAAATTAAATCTGAAGATCGTTCCTGTCAACTTAATTTTTATTATTGAATCCGCATTAGAAACGGTGCGTTTGGCAGCCGAAGCTAAAACCATTAACATTCAAAAAGATCTTGATCTAACAGTGGGCAAAGTTTTGGGAGATACAGCACGTTTACAGCAAATCGTCTGGAATCTTCTTTCTAATGCGGTGAAATTTACCCCAACCGGAGGACAAGTCAACGTTAAATTAGAGGGAAGCGGCAACGAAGCGGTCATTACTGTAAGCGATACAGGCCAAGGAATTAGCGCTAATTTTCTTCCTTATGTATTTGACTATTTTCGTCAAGCTGACAGTAAAACTACTCGAAAATTCGGGGGATTAGGATTAGGATTAGCCATCGTGCGCCATTTAGTAGAATTGCACGGAGGGACAGTGACGGCGAATAGTCCAGGGGAAAATCAAGGAGCAACTTTTAGTGTCAAATTACCGTTAATTAATCAAGATACAATTCCCAAGACTGACTCAACAGACATTACAGAGAGTCATCAACAGAGGTCTATTTTACAGCTTTCAGGGATGGATATTCTCGTGGTAGATGATGATGCTGATACCCGTGACTTTTTGGGGTTTTTACTAAGAGAGGCAGGAGCGAAAGTGGTTACATTAGCATCAGCAACCGAAGCGTTACAAGTTTTGGCCGGCTCAAAACCCGATGTTTTATTGTGTGATATTGGTATGCCAGAAATAGACGGCTATATGCTCATCAAACAAGTAAGAATTTGGGAAAATCAAAGCGGAGAAAAGCCAATTTTGGCTATTGCTCTGACGGCTTATGCAGGAGATTTAAACCATGAAAAAGCACTCAAAGCAGGTTTTCAACACCATATTAGTAAGCCAATTAAACCTGAAGAATTATTGAAATTTCTGGCCAGTAAGAGGCAATAA